The genomic segment AATGGCCATGGCCGTAAGCCAGAGCCCGAGGCCGGTGGCGGTCATGGTCATGATCAGGATGAGCAGAGGCAAGGCCAGTATGCCAAGGTTGGGGAGCAAGCCGTAGCCAAGGAGCAGGAGGCCGAGGATGCCCAGGGCGATGCAGAAATCCACCATCCGGGCTCCGATGATGGCCAGAGGCATGATCAGACGGGGAAAATAGATCTTGCTGATGATGTGGGCATTGGTAACCATGCTGGCCGTGCCTTCGGTCAGGCAGTTGGCAAAATAGGTCCAGGGCACCAGGGCCACGAAGGTGAACACGGCGTAGGGCGCGCCGTCGCTTTCCACGCCCACCAGGCGGCCGAAAATCAACGTGAAGACCAGCATGGTGGCCACGGGCTGCAGGACGGCCCAGCCCACGCCGATGGCGCTCTGGGCATAACGGACCTTGATGTTTCGCCAGATCATGAACCAGAGCAGATCGCGGTACTCGTAAAGCTCCCTGAAGTCGATGCCCCGCCAGCCGACATGAGGTTTGATGACAACCCGAGGCAATGTTTTGCTATTTTGCATGGCATATTCCATGATAAGGATTGATTAGATGTTTTTGAGTAATACTTGTTGAATGATTTAGAGTTGCTCAATTCGATGTCGAATAGAGGAAATTATGTTTTCAAAATCAAAGGTGCCAATATCATAGTCCATAACCAACCGTTTTTTCTTTTTTTTAAGTAGGCAAATTTCATTCAAGTATCTAGAAGCACCTTCAATGTCGTGAGGGGAAAAAACTATCCCGAATCTATGGTCTTCAATCATTTTCGCCAGTGCGCTATCCTCTTCGCATATCGCCAGTACGGGTTTATTGAAATAGATATACTCATAGAGTTTGGATGGGATCTGGGTCTTTGTGTCCGGCTGGATCAGTACGAGAACGTCGGCGGCTTGCATGTAGCCCAGACAATCCTTGTGGGGCATGAAGGGCAGGGTCGTGAAGTTTTCCTGGATATTCAGTTCCGCGCAGCGTGCTGGGAGGTCGTAGTCCACGTCAATTTTACCAATCTGGTAAAAATTAGCCTGCATGCTCTGCTGTTTGTTGTGCTTGGCCAGTGCCTGAAGAAGCATGCCCGGATCTCTTTTGGCATACAGCGTGCCAGCGTGGAGCAGGTTCAAATGATCATGGGGCAGTTCTTGTGTCGAAATATTCTCAAAGTCCGTCGAATCATAACCGTTGGTCACGCAGATCAGCTTGTGCTGATGGCGCGGGTAGCGCTTGATGAATGCATTCAGCAAGTGGGTTGTGTTCAGAAAAACAAGGTCAGACCGCTGGACGACAAAGCGCTCCATGAGGCTATCCAGTTTCTGGACCAGGGGGTGCGTGGTGACATAGGGGTTTTCGGACCAGGGGTCGCGAAAGTCGGTGATCAATTTGGCGCTACTGAATGATTTCAGCAAAGCCCCCACGATCAAGGCCGTCCAGGGAGTACCGGTAGCCAATATGATATCGGGTTTTTCCCGTTTGATGACGGTATACCCTTTCCGTACTGCTGGAAACAGCCACGGGCGTGCAAAATCCGGGAACAAAAGCAGTTGATCCAAAAGTTCCTTGATGGAGGCACTCGGGGTGGGGCGGTCCTGGGGGGGCTGAGGGGTTTCAGGTGTCGTGCGCTGATCCGGGCTGGGCTTGAAACAATTCACCGCCTTGGCAATGGCTTGCTTCACCCGAAGCAGGAGCGCATGCAAATTCCAACTGGTTGGTATCCGGTAAATGGTTTCATTGCCATGTGTTTCAGTGGAGTTGGCGGCGGTTTCAACAAAAGAGGGATAGCACCGGGGTTCAGTTGTCATGACGATAGACCTGAACCCTTCCAGGTTTCTCATGATTTTCTTGACCCTGTTGACAGCAGGCATTGCTGAGCCTGTTGCCGGAGGATAATAATAGGCTATATAGAGTATTTTTTTCATGGTAATCGTAAAAAGGGCATTGTAAATCAAATCAATAGAAATATACGGGAATTATTATTTTTGATAGACTTTCTTCTTTATTTCCCAAAAATATTATGGAGGAAGATAAAAACATCCTCATCTTGATTCAGTACTCGCCTGCATCTTTTTTACGTATATAAAATTAATCAATATTAGCAAATAAAAGAAGCCTTCATGGTAGTGTGCTGAAAGTGCCAAAGCACTGACAGCAAATCCTACAAAAGAGACCAGCAAGGCCTCGTTCATCAGGTAGAGGTAGTGCTTTTCATGCCCAGGTTGCATCCAAAGCTGCATGGGTTTCTTGCGCCAGAGCGTCATGATGGCCGTAAGATAAATACCAATGTAGACGATGAAGGCCAAAACGCCGTTTTCCGCGCCGACCTCAATATAGGCGTTGTGCGCAACCCTGGCAGGGTACGGGGAATAGTTGGGAAAGGCCGGGCCGAAGGATGCCAGGCCCACACCGATGAGGGGATGGGCCTTCATCATTTCCAGGCCGGCGTTCCAGGCCTGGAAACGGGTTTGGGCTGTTGTCGTTTCATCGACAGACCGGATGTCCTGAGCCCTGTCCCGCATGACGTCGCCAGCCTGCCATTGATAGGCCACAATAAACAAGGGGATCAGCAAAACACCGATCCATTTTTTTGGGGAGCGAAGCACGGTTATGGCCAGGATGGTTGCCAGTCCGATCAGCCCGCCACGGGACCCCGTGAGAAAAACAGCATGCCACCCAAAGGGGATGATCAGCCAGAGTCCGTACCGGATGATCAGGTTCTTGTAGTAAAAGCCCAGGAAATACAAAAATGGCAGGCCCATGACCACGAGCAGGGCAAAGAAATTTTCATCCGTGAAATGCCCCCCGGCAGGGGACCAGGGCCCCCCGATCCGGCCCCAGGCCATGCCGGTGAGGTACTGCTTGTTGATCCAATAGATCAGGTAGGCGACGGAAAAAACCATCACCAGGCTCAGGTACCTGAATTTGCGATCATCGTTGATACAGAGCACGGCGATGAAATAAAAGAGAAAAATATTAATGGTCAATTTATACAGCCAGGCCGGGTCAAAGTGCCTGGGGCCCGGTCCATACTCTACATACGGCCCGAACAGGTAGGAGAGAGTCATGCAGGCCAGCAGAATCACGAGAAAGAGGTTGATTCTGGTCTTGAGAAAGGTGGTGCCGATGTCGTGCCGTGCGATAGCGAGGACAAAGCCGGCGATCGTGGCCAGGGCAACGAGCTGAAACGGTCTCAAACCCTCAAAGGCCCACCACCAGATGTGTTGAGGCCCCAACAGGACCAGTACGTAGGCTGCCATGACCCCGATCCAGGGCATTTTCAGGGCTGTCAAGCATGTGCTGCCCAGTATCAGGAGAGCTATAATCTTGCCCATCAACGCCTACCAATATGACACACGTTATCAATCCGTTGAAAAACTTCTAATTGCTGGGTCGCGGCAAAAAGTTTTTTTGAATGGACTGTGGAAAAGAACTTTTCAGCACCCAGTTATCCAATTGCTGGCTGTTGCGCATCATGTCCAGGTGAACTTCGTGGTTGAGGACATCCGGCCTGGCGCAGGTCCGCACGATACCCGGTGTCGCGGTACAGGACTACTGATCCGTGCTGCGCTTTGCAATTCCTTGGCCATAGTCCAAGGAAGAAAAAGGCGGCGGTGGGCCATCCAGATGAAACCTCTTGATTCAAGGTGGTTAGAACTACTCGCAACATCCACTGGTCACCTCGCGCTCCCCAGATGAATCACTGCCAAGTGAGGTACAGCTGGATGGCTCGAAGAAGAAAGAGGTTCAGTCCGCATTATCCGGACTCGTCTGACGGAACCCGATCCGCGTTGTGCCCAGCGTGAAGCCGCCCTGCCAGGCGCCGGCCATGGGTTCTGGTTCCTGCCGGGCAATGTATTGGAGTCGTGGCAAAACATCTTGCGAAGGACGATTGAGCATGGTTCAGGTGCCCTGCCGCACAAGAGGCATTTTTGGGGTGTGGATGTTGCCAAAGGGGTCCACGAGTTCCAGGCGCCACTGCTCCACGCGCTGGAATTCGGCTCTCGGGACGAATACCGTGGGCCGGGCGGAAAAGCGGGGGTTGATGGCCTGGAAGGGTGGGGAATCGGCGGCTTCTCCGGGGATGGCGGTCAGGCGGAGCTGGGCAACCTTGAATGTGTCCGGCCCCTCTGCCGGTTCCCATGGCAGGAGGACCTGGACCCAGTGCCCGGGTGTCTGATCCTGGTCTCGTCCAGAAACCACACGCACGTTCACTTTTTCCGGATAAGGTCGATTGTCGTTTGCTGGGGATGCGGGCAGACGGAACAGCGGGTCGCCGACAAAGGTGGTGATCCAGCCCAGGTGGACCTGGTTCAGGAGCAGGGTTTGGCCCAGTGTCCAGTTCTGATTTTTGGCCTGGACCAGGAACGGGTAGAAGATGTCCTCGTCCCAGAAGCTGTGGTTGTGGATGTGCGGCGCGCCCTGGGATACGTGGGCCGCGCCTACCGTAGCTGTGACGCCGCGCTGGAAGAAATCCATGAACCGGGAATTTTCCTGGTTCCAGCCTTGGTAGGATTGTACCTCCGTGGCAATGCCCCCGGGCAGAAAGGCGTACTCCGTGTTGAAAAACCCCTGGCCCGGGGCCAGGCGGAAGAGTTCGATCCGTTTGCGGCCGGCCGGGGTGGAGAACAGGTGGCGGTAGCCCTGGTCCCAGAGTTCCCGGGCCGGGCCGTTGCGGCCGATGTGGCCGACGCGCTCCCTGGTTTCCTCCAGGGGGGTGCCGGGCAGGACGCCCATGTGCGGGCCGGCGTGGCGGGCCGCGTAGGCGGCCCGGTCGATCAGCTCCAGGGCCAGCAGCGGGTCCGGGGCATCCAGGCGCATGGCGAAATAGAGGTGGTGGCTGGGCAGGCGGCCACGGGTTTCCGGGATGAAGGGCAGGGGCTGGACCAGGTGCTTGCGGATGAGGGGATCGCTTTTGCGGTAGGCCAGGGGGTGCTGGAACGGGTTGGCCCCAGGTCCGATGAAGGGCCGGGAGAAGTTGGTGCGCGGGGTGATATGGGCAAAGGCGGCCTGCTCGCTGGTTCGGCCTTTGGTATCAAAGCGCATCGGGCTGACCGCGGTGCCGCGCAGTTTTTGGAGATCCAGTTCCAGGAGCTGGAGGCGCTGGCCCAGGTCGATGCGCGCTCCGAAATCGCCGCGGTGCTCGGTGATGCCCACGGCAATCCCGTAGGGCGCGGTGACGGTCCGGGGCAGGCCGTAGGCAAGGGCCAGGAACAGGACATGATCCCGGAGCAGGGTGCCGTCGGGCAGGGCGTTGGCCGGGTCGGCCAGAAAGGCCCGGACCGGGTCGGCGATGCATTCCTGGAACAGCTGGTCATCGGGCTTGCCGTCCGGCCCGGTGGGGCTGAAGGCCACCTGGGCCGGGTCGACGTATTCCGCGGCCCATTCGTGGCGGGTGCCGCCGCGGTCCTGGATGGCGGCCCGGGCCGTGAACGGGCCGGGGAGGAAATCCAGGCCGTCAAGGCGCACGGTCCATGCCCCGCCGGGCTGGAAGGCCACCCGGCCGGGATAAAGGTTGACGCCCTGGGCGATGATCTCCACGGTCTGCTTTTCCGGGCCGACCAGATCCAGGCGCAGGCTGTCCCATTGCCAGTCCGGGCCGTCCGGAAGGGTCATTTCCAGATGATGCCCGTCCCCGTACTCGCAGGCCGGCTCCGGGCGCCGGCCCCCGTTATCCAGCACCACCCCGCAAAAATTGTCCGCGCTGGGCTCTTCCAGATGCTCGGTGTTCAGCATCCGGTCCAGGATGAGCAGACTGGTCCCCCGGCGCCGGCAGCTCAGGCCCAGCAGGTGCGGCCGCTCCCCGGTTGCGGGGTCCGTGTGCACGCGCCGGTAATGCTCGGCCACCTCCAGGGAGTCCTGCCCCGGCTCGGTCAGCGGGTGATCCCCCTTCCAGTCCGCGTTGTAGAGCACGAGCACCTGGGACGCGGTGACTGCCGGGGCGGGCTGGGGGGCTTGGGCGGATTGGGCTGAAGCCGGGACGGGCCAGATGGAGACCAGCAGGGCCAGGAGCGCAAGCAGCAGGGTGGCCTTGGGGCGGCTTTTCGCGGCGGCGCAGATGCCCACCAGAACGCGGGCCTTCTCCGCCCAGCTCTCCCCGGCCAGGGCCCGGGACCGAGATTGGTCCTTGGGGTGTTGCGGGTGGTGGTCCGGGGTTGGCGACGCTTTCCCGGGGTGCTCAAGAATCTCGCCAATCACCCGCACCCAATCCCCCGCGGACGGGGCCAGGTGCACGACGACCCGGAAGGGGCGGGCCTCGGCCAGCGGGGTGGACAGGACCGGCTTGCCGGTGGCCAGGTATTCCTTGAGTTTCAGGGGGTTGATGGTGTCCGTGAAGGCATTGACCGCATAGGGCAGCATGCAGATGTCCGTGCCCGCGAGCAGGGCGGGCAGTTCGGCGTAGGGGACAGGGCCGGTGAAATGGACGTTGTCCAGGGCGGCCAACCGGGCAACATCGGTCTCCACCCGGCCGGTGAGCACAAAGGCGACCCCGGGCAGCTCCCGGGCCACGGCATGAACCAGGTCCTGGTCCATGCGCTCGTCCACCAGCCCGAAATACAGCACCCGCGGCCGGGGCACCCCGGCCAGCAGGGGATGCTCCCGGTCCGGGAGGGCGGCGAAATGGTCCAGGTCCACGCCGTGGGTCAGGAGATGGGTGGGGCGGCCCGTGGCCTGGAGCCGGTCATACAGCTTTTGGGACGTGGCCACAAAGACATCGGCGCGGGCGATCAGCTGCTCCTCCAAACCGGAGACATACCCGGCCTCATGGCCCGGCCAGTTGGCGAAATCATCCACGCAGTAGTAGATGGCCAGACTCTCGCCGCAGGCCCCCAGATAATCGCAGGCATTGGGCACCGTGGTCACCAGGACCGGCCGGTCCATGCCCAGCCGGGCCAGCTCCCGGCGCACCGTGCGGACCACGGACCAGCGGTTGAACGCCCGGACCGGGGCCAGATGGGCGTAAGGCAGCATCAAGGGCTGCACCACGGTAATATTTTGCGGAACCTCCACCAAGGCCCCTCCCCCCCCACCCCGAACCATCCGCCCCACCTTCCCCCACACCTTCCACGCATCCGCCACACA from the Desulfonatronum thioautotrophicum genome contains:
- a CDS encoding O-antigen ligase family protein, yielding MAAYVLVLLGPQHIWWWAFEGLRPFQLVALATIAGFVLAIARHDIGTTFLKTRINLFLVILLACMTLSYLFGPYVEYGPGPRHFDPAWLYKLTINIFLFYFIAVLCINDDRKFRYLSLVMVFSVAYLIYWINKQYLTGMAWGRIGGPWSPAGGHFTDENFFALLVVMGLPFLYFLGFYYKNLIIRYGLWLIIPFGWHAVFLTGSRGGLIGLATILAITVLRSPKKWIGVLLIPLFIVAYQWQAGDVMRDRAQDIRSVDETTTAQTRFQAWNAGLEMMKAHPLIGVGLASFGPAFPNYSPYPARVAHNAYIEVGAENGVLAFIVYIGIYLTAIMTLWRKKPMQLWMQPGHEKHYLYLMNEALLVSFVGFAVSALALSAHYHEGFFYLLILINFIYVKKMQASTESR
- a CDS encoding glycosyltransferase, producing MPFLIFSDDFGHHPSSCQHLFREIAREHRVLWVNTIGMRSPRLCVADAWKVWGKVGRMVRGGGGGALVEVPQNITVVQPLMLPYAHLAPVRAFNRWSVVRTVRRELARLGMDRPVLVTTVPNACDYLGACGESLAIYYCVDDFANWPGHEAGYVSGLEEQLIARADVFVATSQKLYDRLQATGRPTHLLTHGVDLDHFAALPDREHPLLAGVPRPRVLYFGLVDERMDQDLVHAVARELPGVAFVLTGRVETDVARLAALDNVHFTGPVPYAELPALLAGTDICMLPYAVNAFTDTINPLKLKEYLATGKPVLSTPLAEARPFRVVVHLAPSAGDWVRVIGEILEHPGKASPTPDHHPQHPKDQSRSRALAGESWAEKARVLVGICAAAKSRPKATLLLALLALLVSIWPVPASAQSAQAPQPAPAVTASQVLVLYNADWKGDHPLTEPGQDSLEVAEHYRRVHTDPATGERPHLLGLSCRRRGTSLLILDRMLNTEHLEEPSADNFCGVVLDNGGRRPEPACEYGDGHHLEMTLPDGPDWQWDSLRLDLVGPEKQTVEIIAQGVNLYPGRVAFQPGGAWTVRLDGLDFLPGPFTARAAIQDRGGTRHEWAAEYVDPAQVAFSPTGPDGKPDDQLFQECIADPVRAFLADPANALPDGTLLRDHVLFLALAYGLPRTVTAPYGIAVGITEHRGDFGARIDLGQRLQLLELDLQKLRGTAVSPMRFDTKGRTSEQAAFAHITPRTNFSRPFIGPGANPFQHPLAYRKSDPLIRKHLVQPLPFIPETRGRLPSHHLYFAMRLDAPDPLLALELIDRAAYAARHAGPHMGVLPGTPLEETRERVGHIGRNGPARELWDQGYRHLFSTPAGRKRIELFRLAPGQGFFNTEYAFLPGGIATEVQSYQGWNQENSRFMDFFQRGVTATVGAAHVSQGAPHIHNHSFWDEDIFYPFLVQAKNQNWTLGQTLLLNQVHLGWITTFVGDPLFRLPASPANDNRPYPEKVNVRVVSGRDQDQTPGHWVQVLLPWEPAEGPDTFKVAQLRLTAIPGEAADSPPFQAINPRFSARPTVFVPRAEFQRVEQWRLELVDPFGNIHTPKMPLVRQGT
- a CDS encoding ABC transporter permease; this encodes MQNSKTLPRVVIKPHVGWRGIDFRELYEYRDLLWFMIWRNIKVRYAQSAIGVGWAVLQPVATMLVFTLIFGRLVGVESDGAPYAVFTFVALVPWTYFANCLTEGTASMVTNAHIISKIYFPRLIMPLAIIGARMVDFCIALGILGLLLLGYGLLPNLGILALPLLILIMTMTATGLGLWLTAMAIQYRDVNYGIMFAVQLLMYAAPVVYPASLIPERFQYIYALNPMVGVIEGFRAALLGTRSMPWDFIAIGTLVAVLLFITGTLYFRRKEHVFADVA
- a CDS encoding glycosyltransferase; this translates as MKKILYIAYYYPPATGSAMPAVNRVKKIMRNLEGFRSIVMTTEPRCYPSFVETAANSTETHGNETIYRIPTSWNLHALLLRVKQAIAKAVNCFKPSPDQRTTPETPQPPQDRPTPSASIKELLDQLLLFPDFARPWLFPAVRKGYTVIKREKPDIILATGTPWTALIVGALLKSFSSAKLITDFRDPWSENPYVTTHPLVQKLDSLMERFVVQRSDLVFLNTTHLLNAFIKRYPRHQHKLICVTNGYDSTDFENISTQELPHDHLNLLHAGTLYAKRDPGMLLQALAKHNKQQSMQANFYQIGKIDVDYDLPARCAELNIQENFTTLPFMPHKDCLGYMQAADVLVLIQPDTKTQIPSKLYEYIYFNKPVLAICEEDSALAKMIEDHRFGIVFSPHDIEGASRYLNEICLLKKKKKRLVMDYDIGTFDFENIISSIRHRIEQL